One window of Rubrivirga sp. SAORIC476 genomic DNA carries:
- a CDS encoding choice-of-anchor I family protein, whose product MLVRYALLLVLTAGLFPVAAQPLEATRLGTYATGLFDEGAAEIVAFDAATQRLFFVNAAEAQVVVLDASDPADLTLAFTLDVTPYGASANSVAVAKGIVAVAVEAAPKTDPGVVAFFDVSGAFLGTVGVGALPDAVAFSPDGSTVVVANEGEPNDDYTVDPEGSISLIDLSSGVAGAAVTTVGFADFNVGGTRTLDPQIRIFGPGASVAQDLEPEFAAVSPDGTTAYVSIQENNALAVVDLATGAVDLLPLGYKNHALAGNALDPSNRDDDIAISTWPVYGMYQPDGIAAYSIGGATYVFTANEGDARDYDGYSEETRIKDLAADPVAIPDAAFLQDDARLGRLTTTTTMGDSDGDGDVESFFAFGARSLSIHAADGVRVWDSGDDIERQIALLISKEVLPEDAFNATNDENDTFDNRSDDKGPEPEGVVVGEVDGRTFAFVGLERVSAVILYDVSDPLAPTYAGLLINRNFGVDVQLPDGSINPAAGDLGPEGLAFISAAESPTGQALLVTSNEISGTVTVWGLGSGGTDRAGAPASDALLALAPARPNPGRTPRLAFTLDAPAEVDVVIVDALGREVGRRTQAFPAGLSTVDAPTAGLASGVYHARVTARVGDVWETQTSRFTLVR is encoded by the coding sequence ATGCTCGTCCGCTACGCTCTCCTCCTCGTCCTCACCGCCGGCCTGTTTCCGGTCGCCGCCCAGCCGCTCGAGGCCACCCGCCTTGGTACCTACGCCACGGGTCTCTTCGACGAAGGCGCTGCAGAGATCGTCGCCTTCGACGCCGCCACCCAGCGGCTTTTCTTCGTCAACGCCGCCGAGGCGCAGGTGGTCGTGCTCGACGCCTCCGACCCGGCCGACCTCACGCTCGCGTTCACCCTCGACGTGACGCCCTACGGCGCCTCTGCCAACAGCGTCGCCGTCGCCAAGGGCATCGTGGCGGTCGCCGTCGAGGCCGCCCCCAAGACCGACCCTGGCGTCGTCGCCTTCTTCGACGTGAGCGGCGCCTTCCTCGGAACCGTCGGTGTGGGTGCGTTGCCCGATGCGGTGGCGTTCTCCCCGGACGGCAGCACCGTCGTCGTGGCCAACGAGGGTGAGCCGAACGACGACTACACCGTCGACCCCGAGGGCTCGATCTCGCTCATCGACCTGTCCAGCGGCGTCGCGGGCGCGGCCGTGACGACGGTCGGCTTCGCCGACTTCAACGTGGGCGGCACGCGAACGCTCGATCCGCAAATCCGCATCTTCGGGCCGGGTGCCTCGGTGGCGCAGGACCTGGAGCCCGAGTTCGCCGCCGTCAGCCCCGACGGTACGACGGCCTACGTCTCGATCCAGGAAAACAACGCGCTCGCGGTCGTCGACCTCGCGACCGGAGCCGTCGACCTGTTGCCGCTCGGCTACAAGAACCACGCGCTCGCCGGCAACGCCCTCGACCCGTCCAACCGCGACGACGACATCGCCATCTCGACGTGGCCCGTCTACGGCATGTACCAGCCCGACGGCATCGCGGCGTACAGCATCGGCGGCGCGACGTACGTGTTCACGGCCAACGAGGGCGATGCCCGCGACTACGACGGCTACTCGGAGGAGACCCGCATCAAGGACCTCGCGGCCGACCCGGTGGCGATCCCGGACGCAGCGTTCCTCCAGGACGATGCCCGCCTCGGCCGCCTCACCACCACGACCACGATGGGCGACTCGGACGGTGACGGCGACGTGGAGTCCTTCTTCGCCTTCGGCGCCCGCTCGCTCTCGATCCACGCCGCCGACGGCGTGCGCGTCTGGGACTCCGGCGACGACATCGAGCGCCAGATCGCGCTGCTGATCTCGAAGGAGGTGCTCCCGGAGGACGCCTTCAACGCGACCAACGACGAGAACGACACCTTCGACAACCGCTCGGACGACAAAGGCCCCGAGCCGGAGGGCGTCGTGGTGGGCGAGGTGGACGGCCGCACGTTCGCCTTCGTCGGGCTGGAGCGCGTCAGCGCCGTCATCCTCTACGACGTGTCGGATCCGCTCGCGCCGACCTACGCGGGCCTCCTCATCAACCGCAACTTCGGCGTCGACGTGCAGCTTCCGGACGGCTCGATCAACCCGGCCGCGGGCGATCTCGGCCCCGAGGGCCTGGCGTTCATCTCGGCCGCAGAGAGCCCGACCGGGCAGGCCCTCCTCGTCACCTCCAACGAGATCAGCGGCACCGTCACCGTGTGGGGGCTGGGCTCCGGCGGGACCGACCGCGCAGGCGCCCCGGCCTCCGACGCCCTGCTGGCGCTCGCCCCGGCCCGTCCGAACCCCGGCCGTACGCCCCGCCTCGCGTTCACCCTCGACGCGCCCGCCGAGGTGGACGTGGTGATCGTCGATGCGCTCGGCCGCGAGGTCGGGCGCCGCACGCAGGCGTTCCCCGCGGGCCTCTCCACCGTCGACGCCCCGACGGCTGGGCTGGCCTCGGGCGTCTACCACGCCCGCGTGACGGCCCGCGTGGGGGACGTGTGGGAGACGCAGACGAGCCGCTTCACGCTCGTCCGATAG
- a CDS encoding creatininase family protein → MVPPFRLSDLTWPQARDAAFEVAVLPWGATEPHNTHLPYATDTLLAEALALEAGRLASARGARVVVLPTIPFGANAMQLGLGPVIDLSPPTQRLVIADVVRSLEAAGVARLVIVNAHGGNDFKPILREIQGQTEVFLSALDWWRTVPADNYFDTPGDHAGELETSAMMHVRPDLVRPLAEAGDGAERPFRVAALREGWAWSPRDWRKMTADTGVGDPRAATPERGAAFVDAAARRIADYLVELAAMDPVDPYA, encoded by the coding sequence ATGGTCCCGCCGTTTCGCCTGTCCGATCTGACGTGGCCCCAGGCCCGCGACGCGGCCTTCGAGGTCGCCGTGCTGCCGTGGGGGGCGACGGAGCCGCACAACACGCACCTCCCGTATGCCACCGACACCCTCCTCGCCGAGGCGCTGGCCCTGGAGGCGGGACGCCTGGCGTCCGCACGCGGCGCACGCGTGGTCGTCCTCCCCACGATCCCGTTCGGCGCCAACGCGATGCAGCTCGGGCTGGGACCGGTGATCGACCTCAGCCCACCGACTCAGCGTCTCGTGATCGCGGACGTGGTGCGGAGCCTGGAGGCGGCGGGCGTGGCCCGGCTGGTGATCGTCAACGCACACGGCGGCAACGACTTCAAGCCGATCCTGCGGGAGATCCAGGGGCAGACGGAGGTCTTCCTGAGCGCGCTCGACTGGTGGCGCACCGTACCCGCCGACAACTACTTCGACACGCCGGGCGACCACGCCGGCGAACTGGAGACGAGCGCGATGATGCACGTCCGCCCCGACCTCGTCCGGCCCCTCGCTGAGGCGGGCGACGGCGCCGAGCGGCCCTTCCGTGTGGCTGCCCTCCGCGAGGGCTGGGCGTGGTCGCCCCGCGACTGGCGCAAGATGACGGCCGACACAGGCGTCGGGGACCCGCGCGCCGCGACGCCCGAGCGAGGCGCGGCGTTCGTCGACGCGGCGGCCCGACGCATCGCGGACTACCTGGTGGAACTGGCCGCCATGGACCCGGTCGACCCGTACGCGTAG
- a CDS encoding choice-of-anchor Q domain-containing protein, with amino-acid sequence MRPSTTLGRLLTRSALLVAFALAFTFTAQAATITVDSGTDDGVGCTLREAVQSANTDSAVGGCTAGDGIADEIQFSVGAITLTAGQIAITEGVTVTGPVTITAAASSRIFRIDGSEVVSFSDVTFQNGQADGGALFITDSAPVVLTGGAFNMNAAPVRGGAIYVSASGSLTVNGTSFTGNQARGDAANEGGGAIYTNGGTVNINEATFTDNRALGTSGSGGAILNPNGATLDITDSAFTGNRSQRAGGAIETVNGSTQVTGGNFEGNTAGTNPGNGGAIHGGGSVDVSVFGSTARGNRANEGGAYWISSAGTMALGDVIVEGNIAEGASAEQGGGGVYVDGGTLSVTNVTGQSTFSDNRAIGASGSGGAILVNGGSVTIDGTVFMQNRAQRAGGAIEFTAPASDTPMTATIDFATFTNNITGRAPGNGGGIHTTTGDLTMTIDNANFSGNEAWSEGGGLWINTGTTATVTAGSFTGNAARGLAADNGGGALFNNGGSLTVLTSTVSGNRTYADGVPGGGLLAVGGTTAVMQSLFTENYASNGGGVASLNGATVMVHNSTLYGNTARFGGGGFSGSGFLSFDSATIASNSATIGGGGLYNQNTPNQGTPYVTLTNTIVADNSATNGANLKGRHTSAGWNVIGTTPDALTFAAVASDQLGTDPMLGALADNGGPTLTAALLSGSPAIDAGSTALTIDQRGVARTEPDDVGAVEFGDAAPPATASMIVTGVFDGPLSGGNPKVIELYVLDDIADLSAYGVSSANNGGGPTGSPEFTFPADAASAGDYIYVSAEAPGFLAFFGFDADYVSGAASINGDDAIEVFFNGEVIDVYGDVNVDGTGQPWDTVDGWAYRVSGTGPDGDTFVLENFTYSGVDANDDDTSQDTATNPWPIGTYAPAMTVAPTTRTAALATTLDALTVVPNPFRSSARASFAVSEAQAVTVTLYDVMGRQVQQVFSGAAQAEQAIEVSVDGSSLAAGVYVLVLQGETVRSTRQVTVAR; translated from the coding sequence ATGAGACCCTCCACTACCCTCGGCCGACTGCTCACACGGTCCGCCCTTCTGGTCGCCTTCGCGCTGGCCTTCACCTTCACCGCCCAGGCCGCGACCATCACGGTCGACTCGGGCACCGACGACGGCGTCGGGTGCACCCTTCGCGAAGCCGTCCAGTCGGCCAACACGGACTCCGCCGTCGGCGGCTGCACCGCGGGCGACGGCATCGCCGATGAGATCCAGTTCTCCGTCGGGGCGATCACGCTGACGGCGGGTCAGATCGCGATCACCGAGGGCGTGACGGTCACCGGGCCGGTCACGATCACGGCCGCGGCCAGCAGCCGCATCTTCCGCATCGACGGCAGCGAGGTCGTCTCGTTCTCGGACGTCACGTTCCAGAACGGCCAGGCCGATGGCGGCGCGCTCTTCATCACGGACTCGGCACCGGTGGTGCTCACGGGCGGCGCGTTCAACATGAACGCGGCTCCGGTCCGCGGCGGCGCGATCTACGTCTCCGCGAGCGGTAGCCTCACGGTCAACGGCACCTCGTTCACGGGCAACCAGGCCCGCGGCGACGCGGCCAACGAGGGCGGCGGCGCCATCTACACGAACGGCGGCACGGTCAACATCAATGAGGCCACCTTCACCGACAACCGCGCGCTCGGGACCTCGGGCTCCGGCGGCGCGATCCTCAACCCGAATGGCGCCACGCTGGACATCACGGACTCGGCCTTCACCGGCAACCGCTCGCAGCGGGCTGGTGGCGCCATCGAGACGGTCAACGGCTCGACCCAGGTCACCGGCGGCAACTTCGAGGGCAACACGGCGGGCACCAACCCCGGCAACGGCGGCGCCATCCACGGCGGCGGCTCGGTCGACGTGTCCGTCTTCGGCTCGACGGCGCGCGGCAACCGTGCCAACGAGGGCGGCGCGTACTGGATCTCCAGCGCTGGCACGATGGCTCTCGGTGACGTGATCGTGGAAGGCAACATCGCCGAGGGCGCCAGCGCCGAACAGGGTGGCGGCGGCGTCTACGTCGACGGTGGCACCCTCTCGGTGACCAACGTGACCGGCCAGTCGACCTTCTCGGACAACCGTGCGATTGGCGCGTCCGGCTCCGGCGGCGCCATCCTCGTCAACGGCGGCTCCGTCACGATCGACGGCACCGTGTTCATGCAGAACCGCGCCCAGCGGGCGGGCGGCGCCATCGAGTTCACGGCCCCGGCCTCGGACACCCCGATGACGGCGACGATCGACTTCGCGACGTTCACGAACAACATCACCGGCCGCGCGCCCGGCAACGGCGGTGGCATCCACACCACCACCGGCGATCTGACGATGACCATCGACAACGCCAACTTCTCGGGCAACGAAGCCTGGAGCGAGGGCGGTGGCCTTTGGATCAACACCGGCACGACGGCGACCGTCACCGCGGGCTCCTTCACGGGCAACGCCGCCCGCGGGCTCGCAGCCGACAACGGCGGCGGCGCGCTGTTCAACAACGGCGGCTCGCTGACGGTCCTCACCTCGACGGTGAGCGGCAACCGGACCTACGCCGATGGTGTCCCCGGTGGTGGCCTCCTGGCCGTCGGCGGCACCACCGCGGTGATGCAGAGCCTGTTCACGGAGAACTACGCCAGCAACGGCGGCGGCGTCGCCTCGCTGAATGGCGCCACCGTGATGGTGCACAACTCGACGCTCTACGGCAACACGGCGCGCTTCGGCGGCGGCGGGTTCTCGGGCAGCGGCTTCCTGTCGTTCGACAGCGCGACCATCGCGTCCAACAGCGCCACCATCGGCGGCGGCGGGCTCTACAACCAGAACACCCCCAACCAGGGTACGCCGTACGTCACGCTCACGAACACCATCGTGGCCGACAACAGCGCCACCAACGGGGCCAACCTGAAGGGACGGCACACGTCCGCCGGGTGGAACGTGATCGGCACGACGCCGGACGCGCTCACCTTCGCCGCGGTGGCCTCCGACCAGCTCGGCACCGACCCGATGCTCGGCGCGCTCGCCGACAACGGCGGCCCGACGCTGACGGCAGCCCTCCTGTCCGGCAGCCCCGCCATCGACGCGGGCAGCACGGCGCTCACCATCGACCAGCGCGGCGTGGCCCGCACCGAGCCCGACGATGTCGGCGCGGTCGAGTTCGGCGACGCGGCTCCCCCGGCCACGGCGTCGATGATCGTCACCGGCGTTTTCGACGGTCCGCTCTCGGGTGGCAACCCGAAGGTGATCGAGCTCTACGTCCTCGACGACATCGCGGACCTGAGCGCCTACGGCGTCTCGTCGGCCAACAACGGCGGCGGGCCCACCGGCTCGCCCGAGTTCACGTTCCCGGCCGACGCCGCGAGCGCGGGCGACTACATCTACGTCTCCGCTGAGGCGCCCGGCTTCCTGGCCTTCTTCGGCTTCGACGCGGACTACGTCTCCGGCGCCGCCTCGATCAATGGCGACGACGCCATCGAGGTGTTCTTCAACGGCGAGGTGATCGATGTCTACGGCGACGTGAACGTCGACGGCACCGGCCAGCCCTGGGACACGGTCGACGGCTGGGCCTACCGCGTGAGCGGCACCGGTCCGGACGGCGACACGTTCGTGCTGGAGAACTTCACCTACAGCGGTGTCGACGCCAACGACGACGACACGAGCCAGGACACGGCGACCAACCCGTGGCCGATCGGCACGTACGCGCCGGCGATGACGGTGGCGCCGACGACGCGGACGGCCGCGCTCGCGACGACGCTCGACGCGCTGACGGTGGTGCCGAACCCGTTCCGCAGCTCGGCCCGCGCCTCGTTCGCGGTCTCCGAGGCGCAGGCGGTCACGGTGACGCTCTACGACGTGATGGGCCGCCAGGTCCAGCAGGTCTTCAGCGGCGCGGCGCAGGCCGAGCAGGCCATCGAGGTGTCGGTCGACGGCTCGTCGCTGGCCGCGGGCGTCTACGTGCTCGTGCTCCAGGGCGAGACGGTCCGGTCGACGCGCCAGGTGACGGTCGCTCGCTGA
- a CDS encoding ribonuclease Z, whose amino-acid sequence MFEVIPLGVGSAVPTRTRHLAATLLRRDGKMVLFDCGEGTQLQLVRGGLTRGTLSAICITHLHGDHVFGLPGLVTTLALLERTDPLLIVGPTGLREMLHAMPGIRTDGLPFEVTYRELADGFEHEVVYEDEHVTIEARPIEHRVFCAGFRYQERTRPGSLDGEGARAAGITEGWQFEALKRREAVTLDDGTLVSPDGLVGPERPGAAFAYVLDTVPCEGGRLLARDADLLLHEATFTDEHAARAAEVGHSTARQAAQVARDAGAKRLLLTHFSARYADTGLLVDEARQVFPVTEAAEELARYEVRR is encoded by the coding sequence GTGTTCGAAGTCATCCCGCTCGGCGTCGGCTCTGCCGTTCCCACCCGCACCCGGCATCTCGCCGCGACCCTCCTCCGCCGGGACGGGAAGATGGTGCTGTTCGACTGTGGCGAGGGGACCCAGCTCCAGCTCGTGCGCGGCGGGCTGACGCGCGGCACGCTGAGCGCCATCTGCATCACGCACCTCCACGGCGACCACGTGTTCGGCCTCCCCGGCCTCGTGACGACGCTGGCGCTGCTGGAGCGCACCGACCCGCTCCTGATCGTCGGGCCGACCGGGCTCCGGGAGATGCTGCACGCCATGCCGGGCATCCGTACCGACGGGCTGCCGTTCGAGGTCACGTACCGCGAACTGGCGGACGGCTTCGAGCACGAGGTCGTGTACGAGGACGAGCACGTGACCATCGAGGCGCGGCCCATCGAGCACCGCGTCTTCTGCGCAGGCTTCCGCTACCAGGAGCGGACCCGGCCGGGCTCGCTGGACGGCGAGGGCGCCCGCGCGGCGGGCATCACCGAGGGCTGGCAGTTCGAGGCGCTGAAGCGCCGCGAGGCAGTCACGCTGGACGACGGGACGCTCGTCTCCCCGGACGGGCTCGTGGGGCCCGAGCGGCCGGGCGCGGCGTTCGCCTACGTGCTCGACACGGTCCCCTGCGAGGGGGGGCGCCTTCTCGCCCGCGACGCGGACCTTCTGCTCCACGAGGCCACGTTCACCGACGAGCACGCCGCCCGCGCAGCCGAGGTGGGCCACTCCACCGCTCGGCAGGCCGCCCAGGTCGCCCGCGACGCCGGTGCGAAGCGCCTCCTGCTGACCCACTTCTCCGCCCGCTACGCCGACACCGGCCTGCTCGTCGACGAGGCGCGGCAGGTGTTCCCGGTGACGGAGGCCGCCGAGGAGTTGGCCCGCTACGAGGTGCGTCGCTGA
- a CDS encoding ABC transporter ATP-binding protein: protein MADDPSQTAPAWRPPRGLVRRLGALLWPYRWHVAAALSLTFVVAFLGPLRPRLVQTAVDDFIIPGDVPGLIRIVGLIGAVLVAEGLAYFALGYLTQWIGQHALYDLRTRVFRFIERQRLAFFDKTPIGTLITRATSDIEALADLLSAGAVTMLGDLARLMFIGYFMLSLDLELGLMALVALPPMVLATEVFRRKMRAAYRETRKQVGRMNAFLQEHVTGMSVVQIFGREPEEQRRFGEVNAAHRDAHVQTVYYYALFYPVVDIIASAALALVIWFGGTEAMREAVSIGTLIAFVQYVRLFFEPVRNLSDQLNSIQAAFAASERVFDLLDDDQSLPDPEAPTHLAGGRAAGRIAFENVWFAYERLPEAKSEDEGRGMQDAPSDRGPLAGSPGSASPPDWNWVLRDVSFTCEPGQTLALVGATGSGKTTILSLLLRFYEPQQGRITVDGVDVRDLPLAELRRQVGLVLQDVFLFSGSIAENVTLGDPNVSVKRVAEAARLVGADRFIERLPEGYASDVGERGATLSLGQRQLLSFVRTLLYDPAVLVLDEATSSVDTETEEMVQRAVDVLMEGRTALVVAHRLSTVQHADQILVLHKGEVRERGDHQALLVADGLYRRLYELQYADQERATA from the coding sequence GTGGCCGACGACCCCTCCCAGACCGCTCCCGCCTGGCGCCCCCCGCGCGGCCTCGTCCGACGCCTCGGGGCATTGCTGTGGCCGTACCGCTGGCACGTCGCTGCGGCGCTCTCGCTGACGTTCGTCGTCGCGTTTCTGGGGCCGCTCCGGCCGCGGCTGGTCCAGACCGCCGTCGACGACTTCATCATCCCCGGCGACGTACCCGGCCTGATTCGGATCGTCGGGCTGATCGGGGCCGTGCTGGTGGCGGAGGGGCTGGCCTACTTCGCGCTCGGCTACCTCACCCAGTGGATCGGGCAGCACGCGCTGTATGACCTGCGGACGCGCGTCTTCCGGTTCATCGAGCGGCAGCGGCTGGCGTTCTTCGACAAGACGCCCATCGGGACGCTCATCACGCGGGCCACCAGCGACATCGAGGCCCTGGCCGACCTACTCTCGGCGGGCGCCGTGACCATGCTGGGAGACCTCGCCCGGCTGATGTTCATCGGCTACTTCATGCTCTCGCTCGACCTCGAGCTGGGGCTGATGGCTCTCGTCGCGCTCCCGCCGATGGTCCTGGCGACGGAGGTCTTCCGGCGCAAGATGCGGGCGGCCTATCGCGAGACCCGCAAGCAGGTCGGGCGCATGAACGCGTTCCTCCAGGAGCACGTCACGGGCATGAGCGTGGTCCAGATCTTCGGCCGCGAGCCCGAGGAGCAGCGCCGCTTCGGAGAGGTCAACGCGGCGCACCGCGACGCGCATGTCCAGACGGTGTACTACTACGCGCTCTTCTACCCCGTCGTAGACATCATCGCGTCGGCGGCGCTGGCGCTTGTGATCTGGTTCGGCGGCACCGAGGCGATGCGCGAGGCCGTCTCGATCGGCACGCTGATCGCGTTCGTGCAGTACGTGCGGCTGTTCTTCGAGCCCGTCCGCAACCTGTCGGACCAGCTGAACTCGATCCAGGCCGCCTTCGCCGCCTCGGAGCGCGTCTTCGACCTCCTCGACGACGACCAGTCGCTGCCCGATCCGGAGGCGCCGACGCACCTCGCCGGGGGCCGTGCCGCAGGTCGCATCGCATTCGAGAACGTCTGGTTCGCGTACGAGCGGCTTCCGGAGGCCAAGAGCGAGGACGAGGGACGCGGGATGCAGGACGCGCCGAGCGACCGCGGCCCTCTGGCAGGGTCCCCAGGCTCCGCCTCTCCCCCCGACTGGAACTGGGTCTTGCGCGACGTCTCGTTCACGTGCGAGCCGGGGCAGACGCTGGCGCTCGTAGGCGCGACGGGTTCCGGCAAGACGACCATCCTGTCGCTGCTGCTCCGCTTCTACGAGCCGCAGCAGGGACGCATCACCGTGGACGGGGTGGACGTGCGCGACCTCCCACTCGCCGAGCTCCGCCGACAGGTCGGACTCGTGCTCCAGGACGTGTTCCTGTTCTCCGGCTCCATCGCCGAGAACGTGACGCTCGGCGACCCCAACGTGTCCGTCAAGCGCGTCGCCGAGGCCGCCCGTCTGGTGGGGGCCGACCGATTCATCGAGCGCCTGCCCGAGGGCTACGCGTCTGACGTGGGAGAGCGCGGGGCGACGCTCTCCCTCGGCCAGCGCCAGTTGCTGTCGTTCGTCCGCACCCTCCTCTACGATCCGGCCGTGCTCGTGCTCGACGAGGCGACCTCGTCGGTCGACACCGAGACCGAGGAGATGGTCCAGCGCGCCGTCGACGTCCTGATGGAGGGGCGGACGGCGCTCGTGGTCGCGCACCGCCTCTCGACCGTCCAGCACGCCGACCAGATCCTGGTGCTGCACAAGGGCGAGGTCCGGGAGCGCGGAGACCACCAGGCGCTCCTCGTCGCGGACGGCTTGTACCGCCGCCTGTACGAACTGCAGTACGCCGACCAGGAGCGAGCCACCGCCTAG